The genomic window ccatgcctgctttaaaccAAACAGtgcttcatattattattattattattaaaatttcttaATTGCTTtagcccagggcaacccaaagtgacttacaaccaagcAGGCAATAAAACCCacagatacattaaaaacaatatagaggacagtcctctgtaaTCTTTCCTCCACTCTCTGACGCCTGAAGATCTCCTGCTCCCTGAAACGGCTCTGCCCATTTCTCCTTGCTGCGCAATGGGCATGGAATTGCCTCACCCACCACCCTGTGATGACACTGTGTCCTTATTTTAAACTTAAATGCTGGAGGACATGTCACTAAATTAAATGTCACAATAAAGGgagatatgttttttttaaaaaaaaagcaatcctGGTCAAGGCATTTAGAAACACCAACAGCTGGACAGGTTGCAATCCTAATTTTAGTGGATGGCAGCCAGTTATCTGTAGCCTTTCATGATACATTTCCTGCCCAGCCAGAATGAACAGTAGTCACGGAGCAGCTATACAGGTATCAACAATTTAATAGATGTGTGGGAAGGAGAAGTTGATTTGTACCCCGAGGTGTTGTGTGTGCAGTAAGTGGGGCTGATGGCgcaaaatgttgcaatgcaggCAAACGAGTTTGACTCATCGGATGAAGAATCCTCGGAGGAAGAACAGGTACCCTTTCAAGTATCCTGGTAGGTCCAAATTTCCTCAGGGGATCCCTTCCAGAATCCCTTTGGAGCAGCTTAGTATTCTAGCCACTAGCCACATTTCATAGCTTTCTTAATATTCTtcatatggggtgttaggggaggggtagttgtGCTCAttctggggcagtttgtccacctttggtcccctgTACCCTGCACTCGGCTCTTGCCTGTGGCTCCTGGAAACTTTCAgtatgcgacagcagccacacaccAGGAACAGCTTCGACCAGGTGACGGTAGCCGATGCGTCTCAAACCCAcgatgagttagggacttcccctgcatgcaaagacaggctctggcagattgggTGGACGAGACCAAGACtgggtttctgcacatgctgcagagggaagtgaggggcagatggggttcaTTAATCTGTGAAAGTAGCCCAtataagagaaggaaaacactgatcctaaacctccgctgccttccggaatatcttcgggagaagaaaagactaagaagtaaacccaacacaaatccggagtggagccgctaagacagttggatgactccttgtacgcctccttccagcaactcttgcagccaagctggtgacaaacgttttgctctgttttcctttggaccacatcagtgagtctggggaggagggggggggtgtcttgtcttctgggcagctgaggacctccatacacactgcccaggcctgcAGCTCAGAGAGgacacttcagtgctgctaatgaaTTCACCCTGAGGCACAcaccattgtctcttgagatagacagatgccaacagcaacaagtTTGTACTATTTGAAACTTTCTgagctgtcttcaagggcagttccacaataacacattgcagtaatacaATCAGAACATTGTATGAGGGTAGATGTTCTGTGACTTGACTATTTTTGTCCAAAAGTAGCCGCAGGTGGTGAACTGGCCATAGCTGATAAAAGGCATTCTGTGCTACAGAGGTCACTTGTGCTTTAGAGATAGTGCTGAATCTAGAAGAAACCCCTACACTCTGAACCTGCCTTCTCAAGGGGCATGGATAACCTACCCTGTGATGAGTATGATACAGTATGGCCAGTTTTGAGCACATTCTGCCAAACAAGTTGGTAAGTCATAGCAGCTTTACCATTTTGCATTGAATGCAGGTACCCTGTGTTTATAACCATCCAAAGCATGCCTTACATACATTTCCCCTTTTGGCTGCAGATATTATTTGTAACAGAAAAGAAAGTCAAGAAAACTGCAGTAGTACGCCATCAATTGGTTTAGTGGAAATCAGTTGGTTCCAAGAAAACTCTTAGATCATAATGGGCACTTCCCTTCTTTTAAGCTATTCAGTAGCATAGGCAGTACCCCAGATGTTACCCACAATTCACCTGGGTGGCTGCACAAGGTTCTCCCACTTCCAAAATTATTTCACATTTATTGATCAGCTACAACCTTGTAATTTCCAGATTGTGTTAAACACATCTTCCTATATACCCCTATGTTTTGCAGCTTGAATGTCCCTTCACAGGTCAGGATCATAAATCCTTTCACTGTCTGTAACCATCTGAAGAATCTCTGAGGGCCTTTCCAGACTAGTCTTTTTTATTGTGGGtgtgttctgcaacatgttctttgCACAATAATAGTGCACGGGGTGGGTGTGTTATTCTGCTTTAGCTTGTTCTGTGGTGCTTCctcaatttgttgttggcattcatctgtctcgggagacaatggaggagtgcgcctttgagggtgaagtcaaatggTTGGAgtgttacagcacctgctgtggctgtagaaactgatgcaggagagacatgttttgttgcaactggggcagatgaaggcacccGGTTGCACTGCTGCAGAtacaccatggcgtttcttcttgcAGCACTCCTCTCCGCAGTCATTCCTGCTCGTCAACCCGGCTTCCCCAATCCTTCCACATTATTGCACAACAATACTGGGACAAAGATCAACTAAAACGTTTGGGATATAAAACGtaacaggatttcagcagaatGTTGTGTGATGTGCACTGGcttgaaatgaagcagtgtgactgcCCCCAGAACTGTTGCAGGCTCAGTGTTGAAAATGGGGTCACATGTAACCATCCTGATTGCATCATGTGCACAGACTATGCATGTGCAATGAAAAGGACATCTAGAGGAGTTGTGAGCTAGATTTTAAACTCTTCTCCTGCTGACGGTGTACCACACCTGTAGTTGTAAAGAGAACTTGCTGATTGCAAATTTAAATGCCATTGTAAAGGTTtttaactttctttctttctttctgtaggtTAGCCCTATCACCAACCTATTCCCAATTTCTGGGAATTTGCTCACTACCAGGTATGCAATAACAGCTTAAAAACTTATTTAAAAGCTCATTCATTTGTTGGGGGGGAATCTTAacttaccccaccccacattaATCTGCCTATGTCACTACATGTGAGGTAAAATGAAATATAACTGAATAAGGTGGTCTGTTGGTGGTAAATAGACTTGTATTTAACAAATACTTGTTATATTTCTAGCAGTACTTGATATGTTCTTTCATGCATCCACACTGCATCATTTTAGGTTGCCGATTCAAAAGTATTAGAAGAAGCCTTCAGAAAGATATAGGTAATTATATATCAGTGCCCTAGGGATCTTTCAGCCTTCCTTCAATGCCCGTTTGCTCCAAGTTTCCCATTTCTTATGCCTTGCAACTGGCATAGGATTCTGGGATAAGCATTTTTGGTTTTCTTAATTTTTCCTTATTCCCTTCTTTGTGTAACATCTTTCCTGATAAAGGGTTCCAGAAGAGACATTTCCTTTTCCCTCTTACGTGAGAGAATAGCTATTAAGATGGCATTTGCCACCTGCAGTTTGTATAACATTAAGAATgatttaagatttttattttaaatgaattgtttttacattttaattttagaaaattacaattaaaaaaatgatttaagcaTTTTAAGAATTTAGTGTCTAATTGGGGACACCTTTTTattgatcatttaaaaaaaatagttaatcAATAAATTATTAAATGTTGCTGCTCTCCTTGGAACATTTATTTTCCTTGTATCCTGAGCCAAGCACTAATTCCACCCTGCCAGAGTATCAAATTCCAGGGCAGTGCTGCAATTTCAGTTGCTAAAATTAGGCGAGCTTTATGCCTAGCACCCATGGTTTGCCTAATAATCAGGTCATGGAACACACAGATTCCTTGTTGTAAAGTCAATTTGAATTGTTTTCTGAGTTAGGATTCACAAGGCGTGTATGGTTTCGTGTAGCATTTTAACAAGGCAAACAGCTTCGTTCCTTTGCAGATGAACTGAAGAGCTACGGGGTACAGGATGTCTTTGTCCTCTGTACCAGAGGAGAGCTTTCAAAGTACCGAGTCCCACACCTCCTAGAAGCATATCAGAGCCAAGGGATTGCTGTGCACCATCACCCTATACCTGATGGAGACACTCCAGACATAGCCAAATGTTGCCTGATTCTAA from Lacerta agilis isolate rLacAgi1 chromosome 1, rLacAgi1.pri, whole genome shotgun sequence includes these protein-coding regions:
- the CDKN3 gene encoding cyclin-dependent kinase inhibitor 3 isoform X2 encodes the protein MARVRAAEANEFDSSDEESSEEEQVPFQVSWLALSPTYSQFLGICSLPGCRFKSIRRSLQKDIDELKSYGVQDVFVLCTRGELSKYRVPHLLEAYQSQGIAVHHHPIPDGDTPDIAKCCLILKELRSCLECDRKTLIHCYGGLGRSCLTACLLLQISDKIGPQQAIDSLRDLRGSGAIQTIKQYNYLHDFQETLAVHLATEGATRSVSR
- the CDKN3 gene encoding cyclin-dependent kinase inhibitor 3 isoform X3 → MKNPRRKNRLALSPTYSQFLGICSLPGCRFKSIRRSLQKDIDELKSYGVQDVFVLCTRGELSKYRVPHLLEAYQSQGIAVHHHPIPDGDTPDIAKCCLILKELRSCLECDRKTLIHCYGGLGRSCLIAACLLLQISDKIGPQQAIDSLRDLRGSGAIQTIKQYNYLHDFQETLAVHLATEGATRSVSR
- the CDKN3 gene encoding cyclin-dependent kinase inhibitor 3 isoform X1, translated to MARVRAAEANEFDSSDEESSEEEQVPFQVSWLALSPTYSQFLGICSLPGCRFKSIRRSLQKDIDELKSYGVQDVFVLCTRGELSKYRVPHLLEAYQSQGIAVHHHPIPDGDTPDIAKCCLILKELRSCLECDRKTLIHCYGGLGRSCLIAACLLLQISDKIGPQQAIDSLRDLRGSGAIQTIKQYNYLHDFQETLAVHLATEGATRSVSR